In Arctopsyche grandis isolate Sample6627 chromosome 13, ASM5162203v2, whole genome shotgun sequence, one DNA window encodes the following:
- the LOC143921469 gene encoding uncharacterized protein LOC143921469, with protein METMTRSAETMECRLCLGPAPAESSVSIFQRPDPHPQRLEQRIRTCCQIQVKRGDGLPDAVCLSCKTNLELLIAFRNACFRSYETSQLRLDDCLKIKTEEVLLEDVIWDDEPSLPTILRKNSEICLKPFPIESELVLNKRSHTVEKLFKCDICLKSYIRINSLVRHLRTHTRENTYKCDICLKSFIRKNKLVLHLRSHTGEKPYQCQICLKSFSQKSNLVSHKNLHTGIKPHKCDICLKSYVRKNELVSHLRSHTGEKSYKCEICLKSFSRKSDLKTHEKFHTGIKPHKCDVCLKSFYLKSHLDAHEKLHTGIKPHKCDVCLRSFSRKSHLVTHKNLHTGIKPHKCDVCLRSFSQKSHLVRHKNLHTGIKPHKCDVCLKSFSQKSSFVSHKKLHAGIKPHKCDICLKSYVYKNELVSHLRSHAGEKPYKCEICLTSFTKKYSLETHKKKCIPG; from the exons ATGGAGACGATGACGAGGAGTGCagagacgatggagtgcaggctttgtcttggaccagctccggccgagtcttccgtctccataTTCCAGAGACCAGATCCTCATCCacagcgtctggagcaacgcattcggacctgctgtcaaattcag gttaaaagaggcgatgggttgccagacgcggtgtgtctttcgtgtaaaaccaatctggaattgttgatcgcctttcgaaacgcttgttttcgaagctacgaaacgtctcaactgaggctagacgattgcttgaagatcaagactgaagaagttttattggaagatgtaatatgggacgatgagccttcactaccaacaatcctccgaaagaatagtgaaatttgtttaaagccaTTTCCCATTGAATCCGAACTTGTGTTAAACAAAAGATCACATACTGTAGAGAAgttgttcaaatgtgatatttgtttaaaatcatatattagaataaattcacttgtcagacatttaagaactcacacgcgTGAAAACacttacaagtgtgacatttgtttaaaatcatttattcgaaaaaataaacttgtgttacatttgagatctcacacgggggaaaagccttaccagtgtcaaatttgtctaaaatcattttctcaaaaatctaacctcgtgtcacataaaaatttgcatacggggataaaaccacacaaatgtgacatttgcttaaaatcatatgttcgtaaaaatgaacttgtgtcacatttgagatctcacacgggggaaaagtcttacaagtgtgaaatttgtctaaaatcattttctcgaaaatctgaCCTCAagacacatgaaaaatttcatactgggataaaaccacacaaatgtgacgtttgtttaaaatcattttatctaaaatctCACCTCGatgcacatgaaaaattgcatactgggataaaaccacacaaatgcgacgtttgtttaagatcattttctcgaaaatctcaCCTCGTGACACATAAAaacttgcatactgggataaaaccacacaaatgcgacgtttgtttaagatcattttctcaaaaatctcacCTCGTGAGACATAAAAACTTGCATactggaataaaaccacacaaatgtgacgtttgtctaaaatcattttctcaaaaatctagcttcgtgtcacataaaaaattacatgctgggataaaaccacacaaatgtgacatttgtcttaaatcatatgtttataaaaatgaactcgtgtcacatttgagatctcacgcgggggaaaagccttacaagtgtgaaatttgtcttacatcatttactaaaaaatatagcctcgagacacataaaaaaaaatgcataccaggatga
- the LOC143921478 gene encoding uncharacterized protein LOC143921478: METMTRSAETMECRLCLGPAPAESSVSIFQRPDPHPQRLEQRIRTCCQIQVKRGDGLPDAVCLSCKTNLELLIAFRNACFRSYETSQLRLDDCLKIKTEEVLLEDVIWDDEPSLPTILRKNSEICLKPFPIESELVLNKRSHTVEKLFKCDICLKSYIRINSLVRHLRTHTRENTYKCDICLKSFIRKNKLVLHLRSHTGEKPYQCQICLKSFSQKSNLVSHKNLHTGIKPHKCDICLKSYVRKNELVSHLRSHTGEKSYKCEICLKSFSRKSDLKTHEKFHTGIKPHKCDVCLKSFYLKSHLDAHEKLHTGIKPHKCDVCLRSFSRKSHLVTHKNLHTGIKPHKCDVCLRSFSQKSHLVRHKNLHTGIKPHKCDDCLKSFSQKSSFVSHKKLHAGIKPHKCDICLKSYVYKNELVSHLRSHAGEKPYKCEICLTSFTKKYSLETHKKKCIPG, encoded by the exons ATGGAGACGATGACGAGGAGTGCagagacgatggagtgcaggctttgtcttggaccagctccggccgagtcttccgtctccataTTCCAGAGACCAGATCCTCATCCacagcgtctggagcaacgcattcggacctgctgtcaaattcag gttaaaagaggcgatgggttgccagacgcggtgtgtctttcgtgtaaaaccaatctggaattgttgatcgcctttcgaaacgcttgttttcgaagctacgaaacgtctcaactgaggctagacgattgcttgaagatcaagactgaagaagttttattggaagatgtaatatgggacgatgagccttcactaccaacaatcctccgaaagaatagtgaaatttgtttaaagccaTTTCCCATTGAATCCGAACTTGTGTTAAACAAAAGATCACATACTGTAGAGAAgttgttcaaatgtgatatttgtttaaaatcatatattagaataaattcacttgtcagacatttaagaactcacacgcgTGAAAACacttacaagtgtgacatttgtttaaaatcatttattcgaaaaaataaacttgtgttacatttgagatctcacacgggggaaaagccttaccagtgtcaaatttgtctaaaatcattttctcaaaaatctaacctcgtgtcacataaaaatttgcatacggggataaaaccacacaaatgtgacatttgcttaaaatcatatgttcgtaaaaatgaacttgtgtcacatttgagatctcacacgggggaaaagtcttacaagtgtgaaatttgtctaaaatcattttctcgaaaatctgaCCTCAagacacatgaaaaatttcatactgggataaaaccacacaaatgtgacgtttgtttaaaatcattttatctaaaatctCACCTCGatgcacatgaaaaattgcatactgggataaaaccacacaaatgcgacgtttgtttaagatcattttctcgaaaatctcaCCTCGTGACACATAAAaacttgcatactgggataaaaccacacaaatgcgacgtttgtttaagatcattttctcaaaaatctcacCTCGTGAGACATAAAAACTTGCATactggaataaaaccacacaaatgtgacgattgtctaaaatcattttctcaaaaatctagcttcgtgtcacataaaaaattacatgctgggataaaaccacacaaatgtgacatttgtcttaaatcatatgtttataaaaatgaactcgtgtcacatttgagatctcacgcgggggaaaagccttacaagtgtgaaatttgtcttacatcatttactaaaaaatatagcctcgagacacataaaaaaaaatgcataccaggatga